The DNA region CGCTGCTACCGCTTCTAATTCAAATTCAGGTGAAGCTAAGAATAAAGTAGTGGCTAATGAACAATTTCAGTATATTAAGTTGGATACTAAGTTAGAACCAGTAGCTACTCAAGACTTTTTTGGTTCTAAATTGTTCTATAGTTTATTGTTAATTCCTTTTGGATTGTTGCCTGTGATAATATTGGCTAAGAAGAAAAAAGAAGCCATAGATGGCGATGTTGTAGGAAACCGAATTAAAAGAAATAACCGTTTGGCTAAGAAATATTTATCGGAAGCCAAAAAGCACATCAATAACAAAGAACCATTTTATGTGGCATTGGAAAAAGCGATGCATAATTTCCTAAAAGCAAAGCTGCATATTGAAACTTCGGAGATGAGTAAGGATAATATCAAAGAAATTTTGTTGTCTAAAAATGCAAATCCTCAAGCAGTGAACGAGTTTATTGCATTGACAGAAAATTGTGAAATTGCTAGATATGCACCTTCTTCAAGTGCAAGTATTCAAAATGATTACGAAAAAGCGGTAGGGATAATTTCAGAGTTAGAAAAACAACTGTCTTAATTTTTTTTAACCACGAAGAACATAAATTGAAATGAAAAATTTAGTAACCATAATATTCTTTTTAGTTAGTCAGGTTTTCTTTGCTCAAGATAATTTTGAAAAAGGAAATAATTTCTATAAAAATGGGAAATACGAGCAAGCTTTGGAGGCTTATAATGCTGTTTTGAGTACAAAAAAACAATCAGCAGAATTGTATTTCAACATTGGAAATTGCTACTATAAGTTAAATAAAGTAGCGCCTGCAATTTATAACTATGAAAAAGCCTTGGTATTAAGTCCAAATGATAATAACATAGTGAACAATTTGAAGTTTGCTCAAAAGCGAACTGTCGATGAAATCAAAGTAGTTCCAAAAGTAGGATTCGACAAATTATTACGTGATTTTACAGGCATGTATCATTATAACACTTGGGCATGGATTTCAGTGGTATTTTCCATTTTGTTTTTAGGATGCTTCTTAGGATATTATTTTTCAGTCCTCGCTCTCAATAAACGATTATTCTTTTTTGGAATGTTTTTAATGTTGGTTTTGGTTCTTATAGGAGTTGCCTCTGCAAGTTTTGAGAAAAGTTATTTTAAAAACGAACGACCAGCTATCATTTTTGCCGAAATGACCCAAGTAAAAAGCGAGCCACAAAATAAAGCGGCCGATGTAGTTGTTTTACATGAAGGGACTAAAGTTTATGTAATCGAAACACTTGACAGTTGGAAAAAAGTCCAATTGACTGATGGAACCGAAGGCTGGATTGAAAGCGAAGCCATTCGTGAAGTAAAATAGAAATAAGATTATAGATTTCAGAATGCAGATCACGTCTGAGTTCTGAAATCTACTTACTGTTCATTGCTTTCTGAAGTCTGCCCACTCTTTTTAAAATCGCCATACCATTTGGCAATAGTCGGATACATAAAAGCAGCTGTTTTTTGAATAGGATAGTAAAAAATAGATTTATCCAAAGTTTCTTTTTTAGCAAAAAAGTGATTGTGATTTATTTTTTCAAAAAGAGAAAAAAGCATTCCAATAATCAAAACTATCTTTAACACCCGAAATATTCCGCCGCCTAATTTATTGATCCAGCCTAAAAAAGCAAAATCGACAATGCCCGTGAGTATTTTGGCAAGGAAGTGAATTCCAACAACAACAAGAATAAAAGTGAGTAGGAAAGCAACAACTTGGATACTATTTGGATTCCAATGAACATGTTCAGAAAGAAAATCTTTAGTAATCACAGAAAATTTTACTGCAAAATAAATTCCAATCATTAAAGAAAGAAATGAAGCCAATTCTGTAAAAAGTCCGTTTACAATTCCTTTATACATGGCTAAGGCAAGTAAGGCGCCTAAAATAATGTCTAAAAAACTCATAGAAAAAAATAGAAAAGTATAAAGGGCAAAGATAAAAGAATTATGTTGGTATCTTTGCCGAAATAATAGTAGGAAAAAGAAATTTGAAGGTGTTCCTCTAACTACTAACTCCTAACTTCTAACTTTTAAACATGTCAAGAGATACACAACTAAAAGAGCGCTGGGAAAAGCTCGTCGATATACTTTCTATTCAATTTTCACAAGGTGAAGATTTAGATTTAGATGCCATCATTTTTTTAATAGGAGTTCAGGAATTAGGTAAATTTCATCGTGAATTTAAAAAAGATGAAAAAGTAAACCTGATGCATATTGCTATTTGTCGATTATTAGAACCTTACGGTTTTTATGAATTTGACTTTTTCGACGAAGATGGCTGGCCTCATTATAAAGTAAAAGAGGAATTACCACCCTTAAAAGCGGGTGAGCAAACAGTTTTAATGAAAGAAGCTATTGTGAATTATTTTATAGAAAAAGAACTTATCGATTAGTATTCAATGTTCAGTAGCAGTAATCAGTTAAGAATTTTAGAAAAACTTCTAACTTCTAACTTTTAACTTCTAACTTTTACTTAAATTTGCACACTCAATTATTGGATGAAAATGATAGATAAGATAAAAGAATATATTGGTGAAGCACAAACTTTTTCAACACAAGATACTGCCGAACTAGAAGCGTTTAGAATTAAATTCTTAGGAAGTAAAGGAATTATAAAAGATTTTTTTGCCGAATTTAAAAACGTGCCTAATGAGCAAAAAAAGGAATTTGGGCAAGTAATTAATTTACTTAAAAGTTCTGCTGAAGAAAAAGTAAAATCTATTCAAGAAGCCTTAGAAAGCAAGGAAGAAGCTAAAGGACTTTATGGCGATTTGACCCGTACCGCTGAACCAGTAACTATTGGTTCCCGTCATCCTATTTCTATCGTAAAAAATCAAATTATCGATATCTTCTCGACTATTGGATTTAATGTTTCCGAAGGTCCAGAAATTGAAGACGATTGGCATAATTTTACAGCCTTGAACCTGCCTGAATACCATCCGGCGCGTGATATGCAGGATACTTTTTTCATTCAAACAAATCCTGATGTTTTATTGCGTACCCATACGTCATCGGTTCAGGTGCGTTATATGGAAAACAATAAACCGCCTATTAGAACGATTTCTCCAGGGCGTGTTTTTCGTAACGAAGCCGTTTCTGCCCGTTCGCACTGTATTTTCCATCAAGTAGA from Flavobacterium nitratireducens includes:
- a CDS encoding CvpA family protein, encoding MSFLDIILGALLALAMYKGIVNGLFTELASFLSLMIGIYFAVKFSVITKDFLSEHVHWNPNSIQVVAFLLTFILVVVGIHFLAKILTGIVDFAFLGWINKLGGGIFRVLKIVLIIGMLFSLFEKINHNHFFAKKETLDKSIFYYPIQKTAAFMYPTIAKWYGDFKKSGQTSESNEQ
- a CDS encoding tetratricopeptide repeat protein, which encodes MKNLVTIIFFLVSQVFFAQDNFEKGNNFYKNGKYEQALEAYNAVLSTKKQSAELYFNIGNCYYKLNKVAPAIYNYEKALVLSPNDNNIVNNLKFAQKRTVDEIKVVPKVGFDKLLRDFTGMYHYNTWAWISVVFSILFLGCFLGYYFSVLALNKRLFFFGMFLMLVLVLIGVASASFEKSYFKNERPAIIFAEMTQVKSEPQNKAADVVVLHEGTKVYVIETLDSWKKVQLTDGTEGWIESEAIREVK
- the pheS gene encoding phenylalanine--tRNA ligase subunit alpha translates to MIDKIKEYIGEAQTFSTQDTAELEAFRIKFLGSKGIIKDFFAEFKNVPNEQKKEFGQVINLLKSSAEEKVKSIQEALESKEEAKGLYGDLTRTAEPVTIGSRHPISIVKNQIIDIFSTIGFNVSEGPEIEDDWHNFTALNLPEYHPARDMQDTFFIQTNPDVLLRTHTSSVQVRYMENNKPPIRTISPGRVFRNEAVSARSHCIFHQVEGLYIDKEVSFADLKQTLLYFTKEMFGKSKIRLRPSYFPFTEPSAEIDIYWGLKTETDYRITKGTGWLEIGGCGMVDPNVLKNCGINPDEYNGFAFGMGVERIAMLLYQIGDIRMFYENDVRFLEQFKSII